Proteins encoded in a region of the Marinococcus sp. PL1-022 genome:
- a CDS encoding DUF5366 family protein translates to MKNAYLTSHFPILAILFFCLSFGMWSQQYIAAFLESAGIYQGMLEFFSDNGIKLTMLFVLMLVFFMIIAALKLISDTMMGLSLLFFLSEEKGDIRSYLQGCAWIYLTAGGVSLFLTSHLYVLGGLFIGATLASFVYLIIRLAPSLRFTGVAGFLLLHLSFWGLFIFGTGYAGLRLYNSFLHSLPV, encoded by the coding sequence GTGAAAAATGCGTATTTAACCAGTCATTTTCCGATTCTTGCCATTTTGTTTTTTTGTTTATCCTTTGGCATGTGGTCGCAGCAGTATATCGCCGCTTTTTTAGAATCTGCCGGCATTTATCAGGGAATGCTCGAATTTTTTTCAGACAATGGAATTAAATTAACCATGCTTTTTGTACTTATGCTTGTGTTTTTTATGATTATTGCTGCATTAAAATTAATTTCAGATACGATGATGGGGCTCTCCCTGTTATTTTTTCTGAGTGAAGAGAAAGGGGATATCCGCTCCTATCTTCAGGGCTGCGCATGGATCTATTTAACGGCAGGGGGCGTATCACTGTTCCTTACTTCCCATCTTTATGTACTCGGTGGGCTTTTCATAGGAGCGACGCTTGCGTCGTTTGTCTATTTGATTATTCGCCTGGCTCCTTCCCTTCGTTTTACCGGAGTGGCTGGTTTTTTACTTCTGCATCTATCCTTCTGGGGGCTGTTTATCTTTGGCACGGGCTACGCCGGCCTGCGGCTGTACAATAGTTTTCTGCATAGTTTGCCAGTATAA
- a CDS encoding antibiotic biosynthesis monooxygenase, whose translation MYVVINELEVPAEAKEQIQERFGASAEKMNQVPGCLEFLFLDEATEDGKQLVFTKWETREDFENWLESDSFKSSHRAGGQEKRESAATGNQIRQFRVVHAS comes from the coding sequence ATGTACGTTGTTATAAATGAACTCGAGGTACCCGCAGAAGCAAAAGAACAAATCCAGGAACGCTTTGGTGCCAGCGCTGAAAAGATGAACCAGGTGCCGGGATGTCTGGAGTTTTTGTTTTTAGATGAAGCGACCGAAGATGGAAAACAGCTTGTTTTTACAAAATGGGAAACCAGGGAAGACTTCGAAAACTGGCTCGAAAGTGACTCATTTAAATCTTCTCACCGGGCAGGAGGCCAGGAAAAAAGAGAGAGTGCTGCGACCGGTAACCAGATTCGCCAATTTCGTGTAGTCCATGCCAGTTAA
- the trmL gene encoding tRNA (uridine(34)/cytosine(34)/5-carboxymethylaminomethyluridine(34)-2'-O)-methyltransferase TrmL translates to MALHVVLFQPEIPANTGNIARTCAGTDTHLHLIRPLGFSTEDRMLKRAGCDYWPNVQIHYYDSLEEWMDTYPEAEFFFVETVGSSSYTVHDYSDPAKDYFFVFGRETTGLPEYVTEQYREKCIRIPQNDKVRSLNLSNTAAILVYEALRQQAFPQLQ, encoded by the coding sequence TTGGCTTTACATGTAGTGTTATTTCAACCAGAAATACCGGCGAACACCGGAAATATTGCAAGAACGTGTGCGGGGACGGACACCCACCTGCACCTGATACGACCCCTTGGATTTTCCACGGAAGACCGGATGCTCAAGCGCGCCGGCTGTGATTACTGGCCGAATGTGCAGATTCACTATTATGATTCACTTGAAGAATGGATGGATACGTATCCGGAAGCGGAGTTCTTCTTTGTAGAGACAGTAGGATCGTCGTCATATACCGTTCATGACTATTCAGATCCTGCAAAAGATTATTTTTTTGTGTTTGGACGTGAAACAACCGGTCTGCCGGAATATGTGACAGAGCAGTACCGGGAAAAGTGCATCCGGATACCCCAGAATGATAAAGTCCGTTCCTTGAATCTTTCTAATACGGCAGCTATTTTAGTATATGAGGCGCTTCGCCAGCAGGCATTTCCACAATTACAATAA
- a CDS encoding methylated-DNA--[protein]-cysteine S-methyltransferase, whose product MEVFAASQAINGIGEVTVVLYKARVCMLHFGSVEENEDRINLWLKKHIGSSCELREELHPMHNEVFRELEEYAANERTTFTVPLDMRGTPFQKRVWQALQSIPYGTTKSYAEIAEEADSPKAFRAVGMANNKNPVSIIVPCHRVIGKNGKMVGFGGGVHLKEGLLALEKAQAVSW is encoded by the coding sequence ATGGAAGTTTTTGCCGCATCACAAGCAATTAACGGTATTGGTGAAGTGACTGTAGTATTGTATAAAGCTCGAGTCTGCATGCTGCACTTCGGTTCGGTGGAAGAAAACGAAGACCGGATAAACTTATGGCTGAAAAAACACATTGGAAGTTCATGCGAACTGCGGGAAGAATTGCATCCGATGCATAATGAAGTTTTCCGGGAGCTTGAAGAATATGCGGCGAACGAGCGCACTACGTTTACCGTGCCGCTCGATATGAGGGGAACGCCTTTTCAAAAGAGAGTGTGGCAGGCACTTCAGAGTATTCCTTATGGAACGACGAAATCATATGCAGAAATTGCTGAGGAGGCCGATTCGCCGAAGGCTTTCCGGGCAGTGGGAATGGCCAATAATAAAAATCCGGTTTCCATTATCGTTCCATGCCACCGGGTCATTGGTAAAAACGGGAAAATGGTAGGATTTGGCGGAGGAGTACATTTAAAAGAAGGATTGCTTGCATTAGAAAAAGCGCAGGCAGTTTCGTGGTAG
- the queG gene encoding tRNA epoxyqueuosine(34) reductase QueG, with translation MRTAEELKEEIQVFAESIGIDKVGFASASPFVTLKARLKEQQRLNYQSGFEEDDIEKRTHPELLLTEATTIISIALAYPTKLPDAPKNRPGARRGQFCRASWGKDYHDVLRDKLNQLEAFIQETVPGAECKSMVDTGELSDRAVAERAGIGWSGKNCAIITPEFGSYVYLGEMITTLYLPEDTPLMDQCGTCNRCVDLCPTDALIQGGQLDAKKCIAYLTQTKEALPERYRHKLGNRLYGCDTCQQVCPENKGVDFHNHPEFEPEPEVVKPLLEPLLTISNREFKEKFGYIAGSWRGKKPIQRNALIALGHMKEKSAIPTIIQLLRDDPRPVIRGACAWALGEMPTQEGIEALHTANSREEEAEVLEEVTKALDKTSPERV, from the coding sequence ATGCGAACGGCAGAAGAATTAAAAGAGGAGATTCAGGTGTTTGCGGAGTCTATCGGTATCGATAAAGTAGGCTTTGCCTCCGCCTCTCCTTTTGTGACTTTAAAAGCGAGGCTGAAAGAACAGCAGCGGCTGAACTACCAATCCGGCTTTGAAGAAGACGATATTGAAAAAAGAACCCATCCCGAGCTGCTGCTGACGGAAGCAACAACGATTATCTCTATCGCTCTCGCATATCCAACAAAGCTTCCGGATGCGCCAAAAAATCGCCCGGGAGCACGCAGAGGCCAGTTTTGCAGGGCCTCCTGGGGAAAGGATTACCATGATGTGCTCCGGGATAAATTAAACCAGCTGGAGGCCTTTATACAAGAAACGGTGCCCGGGGCTGAGTGCAAATCCATGGTTGATACCGGTGAATTATCGGACCGGGCGGTCGCGGAGCGGGCCGGCATTGGATGGAGCGGAAAAAACTGCGCCATTATTACTCCGGAGTTCGGTTCGTATGTATACTTAGGCGAAATGATTACAACACTTTACCTGCCGGAGGATACGCCGCTGATGGATCAATGCGGCACGTGCAACCGCTGTGTGGATTTATGCCCAACGGATGCTTTGATTCAGGGGGGACAGCTTGACGCGAAAAAGTGTATTGCTTATTTGACGCAGACGAAGGAGGCTCTGCCGGAGCGCTACCGTCATAAGCTTGGTAATAGACTATACGGTTGTGATACCTGTCAGCAGGTGTGTCCGGAAAACAAGGGCGTGGATTTTCATAATCATCCAGAGTTTGAACCCGAGCCGGAGGTAGTTAAGCCACTGCTCGAACCGTTATTAACCATTTCCAACAGAGAGTTCAAGGAAAAATTCGGGTATATTGCTGGCTCCTGGAGAGGAAAAAAGCCAATTCAGCGTAATGCGCTGATTGCCCTCGGCCATATGAAAGAAAAATCCGCGATTCCAACGATCATACAGCTGCTGCGCGACGATCCGCGGCCGGTCATTCGCGGTGCCTGTGCCTGGGCTCTGGGAGAAATGCCCACGCAGGAAGGGATAGAGGCTCTGCATACTGCTAACAGTAGAGAAGAAGAGGCAGAAGTGCTTGAAGAGGTCACAAAAGCATTGGATAAAACCTCCCCGGAACGAGTATAA
- a CDS encoding IS30 family transposase has product MSYSHLTMIERGQLEALTSLHWSIRRIAAFLGRHPSTISRERRRQASSDTYQAAQAQKAYHQRRKACGRKGKATPELLQAITHHLHATWSPEQIARYAPGVTVGCGTIYRWLYQGLLAKGDLRCLRQKGKRKKVRESRGRFTVGRRIEERPAVVETRQTFGHWEMDTIVSSRGKSKGCLVTLTERKSRYLLAVPMPDRRSGTVATAVETLMDQYPRGVFESITVDRGKEFACFPALEARSVPVYFADPYAAWQRGTNENTNGLLREFFPKGMDLARLSQQEVDYVIGLIHRRPRNCLHGNTTENVFHEEVLRLN; this is encoded by the coding sequence ATGAGCTACTCTCATCTTACCATGATCGAACGAGGACAACTAGAGGCTCTGACGAGCCTCCACTGGTCGATCCGGCGAATTGCGGCTTTTCTGGGCCGGCATCCATCGACCATTTCCCGGGAACGCCGGCGCCAGGCATCCTCCGATACGTATCAGGCCGCTCAGGCGCAGAAAGCCTATCATCAACGGCGGAAGGCCTGCGGGCGAAAAGGCAAAGCGACGCCCGAGCTGCTTCAAGCCATTACCCATCATCTCCATGCCACCTGGTCGCCCGAACAAATTGCCCGGTACGCCCCGGGGGTTACGGTGGGATGCGGGACGATCTATCGATGGCTGTACCAGGGGTTATTGGCGAAGGGAGACCTGCGCTGCCTTCGCCAGAAGGGCAAACGGAAGAAAGTGCGGGAAAGCCGTGGCCGTTTCACGGTCGGCCGGCGCATCGAGGAACGCCCTGCCGTGGTCGAGACCCGACAAACCTTTGGCCACTGGGAAATGGATACCATTGTTTCATCGCGTGGAAAAAGCAAGGGCTGCCTGGTGACGCTCACCGAACGCAAAAGCCGGTACCTGTTAGCTGTTCCCATGCCGGACCGGCGGTCCGGAACCGTAGCCACTGCCGTGGAAACACTGATGGACCAGTATCCTCGTGGTGTCTTTGAAAGCATAACGGTGGACCGGGGCAAAGAATTCGCCTGCTTTCCCGCCCTCGAAGCCCGGAGCGTGCCCGTCTATTTCGCCGACCCCTATGCCGCCTGGCAGCGGGGAACCAATGAAAATACCAACGGCCTTCTCCGGGAATTTTTCCCGAAGGGCATGGATTTAGCTCGCCTCAGCCAGCAGGAAGTGGACTACGTCATCGGACTGATTCATCGCCGCCCCAGAAATTGTCTACATGGGAATACCACGGAAAATGTGTTTCATGAAGAAGTGTTGCGCTTAAATTGA